One stretch of Microvirga lotononidis DNA includes these proteins:
- a CDS encoding glycosyltransferase translates to MADKRIHVLFFLPSLAAGGAERVVLTLLRNLSRERFEVSLAVVNQKGAVLENELPPDIKVYDLDAGRLRFALTRAAKLIWKLKPDIVFSTIDYLNVALGSSRLLWPRKTAFVARPAILFSADLKTRSRPFVWKLLHRRSVCRADLVVFQSHAMEEDYRESLGWRGGNSVVIHNPLDVDLIRKRSRQAANTGFDPDRFNLVAAGRLEDQKGFDAAIEAVGLCSNKDVTLTILGDGKRRQTLERLIRELNLEDRVRLLGYTPNPYPFYAQADGFLLSSRFEGFPNVVLEALSCGTPVVATPVAGLRAALTGIPECRVAADYGASVLAREIDELARGGGSRVRPDAVSSFDVQHIVGEYERALAGSISGPRRIGGPSRPSAAIEPVPR, encoded by the coding sequence ATGGCCGATAAGAGAATTCATGTGCTCTTTTTCCTGCCCAGCCTGGCTGCGGGAGGCGCCGAGCGGGTCGTTCTGACATTGCTGAGAAACCTCTCGCGTGAGAGGTTCGAAGTGTCGCTGGCCGTCGTCAACCAGAAAGGAGCTGTTCTCGAGAACGAGCTTCCGCCGGACATAAAGGTCTATGATCTGGATGCCGGGCGCCTACGTTTTGCCCTGACAAGGGCCGCGAAGCTTATATGGAAGCTGAAGCCCGACATCGTCTTCTCCACCATCGACTATCTGAACGTCGCGCTCGGTTCCAGCCGACTGCTCTGGCCTAGGAAGACAGCGTTCGTTGCTCGTCCAGCCATTCTTTTCAGTGCTGATCTCAAGACGCGCAGCCGACCGTTTGTCTGGAAGCTCCTCCATAGGCGGTCCGTGTGCCGTGCGGACCTTGTCGTGTTTCAGTCGCACGCGATGGAAGAAGACTATCGGGAGTCTCTCGGATGGAGAGGCGGGAACTCGGTGGTGATCCATAACCCGCTGGACGTCGATCTCATTCGCAAGCGATCTCGACAGGCGGCGAACACAGGTTTCGACCCTGACCGATTCAACCTCGTGGCCGCCGGGCGCCTGGAGGACCAGAAAGGCTTCGATGCTGCCATCGAGGCCGTGGGTCTTTGCAGCAATAAGGACGTCACTCTGACAATTCTCGGAGATGGGAAGCGGCGCCAGACACTGGAGCGTCTGATCAGGGAACTGAACCTGGAGGATCGGGTGAGGTTGCTCGGTTATACCCCCAACCCGTATCCGTTCTATGCGCAGGCCGACGGTTTTCTTCTATCGTCCCGATTCGAAGGTTTCCCCAATGTTGTTCTCGAAGCACTGTCGTGTGGCACCCCGGTGGTGGCGACACCCGTGGCCGGCCTGAGAGCGGCTTTGACGGGCATTCCGGAGTGCCGTGTTGCGGCCGATTACGGTGCATCTGTTCTGGCCCGCGAGATCGACGAGCTTGCAAGGGGAGGGGGCTCCAGAGTTCGTCCCGACGCAGTCAGTAGTTTCGATGTTCAGCACATCGTCGGAGAATATGAAAGAGCTCTGGCCGGATCGATTTCTGGCCCTCGGAGGATCGGAGGTCCGTCCAGGCCGTCAGCTGCGATTGAACCTGTCCCAAGATGA
- a CDS encoding O-antigen ligase family protein, which translates to MVASIGTLDSQFTSSRFLNPIGLGLLLFTGLNLNAVAAMFIGEAEMLSPLALALTLILLVQYTRLRHISFIYMLFVAAILSYLIMGSIPRFETISIDLYYIRLYFVTFLLVSALYFWIVSLDEDHLRLVLIFFKYLMLIACVGTIFSSTLQQYQAINPADAISSGPVEEMERASGLFENPNQAATAALYCLVLVVALPARIFAWRALQVVIAVIALVMTFSKAAMLGGLVLAAAFVLTRRSLGTMLLFSVAVATGIIGLWFIYEHDLFHLSWDQRERLADVFNLVGGEVSARTTTGRTVLVDFGLQKIKQVFPWGAGLGEFHAMEGGLRKIVNGLETNRWLGIHNTFLTILGESGLIPFLAFLSFLVWPVIAARKSKYLGIVFGFMLTLVIQMSAAHDVLLLRFTDAIVAITLAVATFAAREKTA; encoded by the coding sequence GTGGTAGCCAGCATTGGAACGCTTGATTCACAATTCACATCAAGTCGTTTTCTTAATCCGATCGGCTTGGGCCTGCTCCTGTTTACAGGGCTGAACCTGAACGCCGTCGCTGCAATGTTTATCGGCGAGGCTGAAATGCTGTCGCCGCTTGCGCTCGCGCTGACCCTGATTCTCCTCGTTCAGTACACCAGATTGCGGCATATTTCCTTTATCTACATGCTGTTTGTCGCAGCAATACTATCATACCTGATTATGGGCTCTATCCCTCGCTTCGAGACCATTTCGATAGATCTATATTATATCAGGTTATATTTTGTAACGTTCCTGCTGGTGTCTGCGCTGTATTTCTGGATCGTATCACTGGACGAGGATCATTTGCGATTGGTGCTGATCTTCTTCAAGTATCTTATGCTGATCGCATGTGTCGGAACGATCTTCTCGAGCACCCTTCAGCAGTATCAGGCGATAAACCCTGCTGACGCGATCTCCTCCGGGCCAGTCGAGGAGATGGAGCGTGCATCCGGACTTTTCGAGAATCCGAACCAGGCAGCGACGGCTGCCTTGTACTGCCTGGTATTGGTGGTGGCGCTTCCCGCAAGGATATTTGCCTGGAGAGCGCTTCAGGTTGTGATCGCCGTCATCGCTCTGGTCATGACATTCTCGAAAGCTGCTATGCTTGGCGGTTTGGTGCTGGCTGCAGCCTTCGTGCTGACGAGGCGATCGCTGGGAACCATGCTTTTGTTCTCGGTGGCGGTGGCTACCGGCATCATCGGGCTCTGGTTCATCTATGAACACGATCTTTTTCACCTGTCATGGGATCAACGGGAGAGATTGGCGGATGTCTTCAACCTGGTAGGCGGGGAGGTCAGCGCGCGAACGACCACAGGCCGCACCGTTCTCGTGGACTTCGGGCTACAGAAGATAAAGCAGGTCTTTCCATGGGGAGCGGGACTGGGTGAGTTCCATGCCATGGAGGGCGGGCTCAGAAAAATCGTAAATGGTCTCGAAACGAATCGATGGCTGGGCATTCACAACACGTTCCTGACCATCCTGGGGGAGAGCGGCTTAATTCCTTTTCTCGCATTCCTAAGCTTCCTCGTTTGGCCCGTCATCGCCGCAAGGAAATCAAAGTATCTTGGTATCGTGTTCGGGTTCATGTTGACACTCGTCATTCAAATGTCGGCTGCTCATGACGTGCTCTTGCTGCGGTTTACCGACGCTATCGTCGCGATCACCCTTGCTGTGGCCACGTTCGCGGCTCGGGAGAAAACTGCATAG
- a CDS encoding acyl-CoA dehydrogenase family protein has product MTRGAGLPWAGGEYELLRNQVRRFVEKEIKPHADSWEEDGFIPRSVLRRMGELGFLGIQYPTEYGGAGMDAVASTVFAEELGRSTYGGVAIATLVHTDMASVHVFNEGTKAQRARWMPGIISGEVITAVAITEADAGSDVKAIRTRARRDGQDYVLNGEKLYITNGVYADLYCVAAKTDPAAGSHGISMFLVEKGTPGLKIARALDKHGWRCSDTAELVFEDCRIPAENMLGVEGQGFYSIMGNFQNERLVLAAMAIGAAQAAIDMTLAWVRTRRAFGGVLWDMQAIRERLAMLATKVEAGRQFLYATAWRMAAGEDCIREVSMVKAFCGELANEVMYTCVQFHGAMGFMRESPIERMARDARVLSIGGGATEVMLDVVASIS; this is encoded by the coding sequence ATGACAAGGGGGGCCGGACTTCCGTGGGCGGGAGGAGAGTATGAACTCCTGCGCAATCAGGTACGCCGCTTCGTCGAGAAGGAGATCAAACCTCATGCGGACAGCTGGGAAGAGGACGGGTTCATTCCCCGTAGCGTCCTGCGTCGAATGGGTGAACTCGGCTTCTTAGGGATTCAGTACCCGACCGAATATGGCGGCGCCGGGATGGATGCAGTTGCATCCACGGTGTTCGCAGAGGAGCTAGGGCGCTCCACTTATGGCGGCGTCGCCATCGCCACGTTGGTGCACACCGACATGGCGTCCGTTCACGTCTTCAATGAAGGGACCAAGGCCCAGCGCGCCCGCTGGATGCCAGGTATCATCAGCGGTGAGGTCATCACGGCCGTCGCCATCACGGAGGCGGATGCGGGTTCGGACGTCAAAGCCATCCGCACGCGCGCCCGACGAGATGGGCAGGACTACGTCCTCAACGGAGAGAAGCTGTACATCACGAATGGCGTCTATGCAGACCTGTACTGTGTTGCCGCCAAAACGGATCCTGCGGCCGGAAGCCATGGCATCTCGATGTTTCTCGTCGAGAAAGGCACGCCGGGCCTGAAGATCGCCCGTGCCCTCGACAAGCATGGCTGGCGCTGTTCCGACACGGCTGAACTCGTCTTCGAAGACTGTCGTATCCCTGCGGAGAACATGCTCGGGGTCGAGGGGCAGGGCTTCTACTCGATCATGGGCAACTTTCAGAACGAGCGCCTTGTCCTTGCCGCCATGGCAATCGGAGCAGCTCAGGCGGCAATCGACATGACGCTCGCCTGGGTGCGGACCCGTCGCGCCTTCGGAGGCGTCCTATGGGACATGCAGGCGATCCGTGAACGCCTGGCCATGCTCGCCACCAAAGTCGAGGCCGGCCGCCAATTCCTCTACGCCACCGCCTGGCGAATGGCTGCGGGAGAAGATTGCATCCGCGAAGTCTCGATGGTGAAAGCCTTCTGCGGCGAACTCGCCAATGAAGTCATGTATACGTGCGTTCAGTTCCACGGGGCGATGGGTTTCATGCGTGAGAGCCCGATCGAGCGCATGGCACGGGATGCGCGTGTTCTGTCCATCGGTGGCGGCGCGACTGAAGTGATGCTGGACGTCGTCGCATCGATCTCCTGA
- a CDS encoding amino acid adenylation domain-containing protein translates to MNRILPPALDSVALSVLDDRDHHTLVVDYNATEAPYPSSETVIDLFRAQAARTPDAEAIRYGTDALTYRQLEQRANQMAGHLASSDVGPGRCVAVFMEHSIEVVVAILGILKSGAAYVPLDAATPKGRIATILKDIAEGTDGTPPFTITQSHLQSDLPHELADVFILDADFRTISQQPSTDRPSSATPDGTAYIIFTSGSTGVPKGVMISHRSLVNYIWWAAGVYSAGESLAWPLFSSLAFDLTVTTLFTPLISGGRIVVYRGDPGAQSMVVLKVVDDNAVDIVKLTPAHLAMIRDRDLRATRLRKFIVGGEDFKTELARDITRAIPHPIEIYNEYGPTEATVGCMIHRFDMDRDQHPSVPIGVPAANAGIYVLNEAHQPVPPGVIGEMFIAGDGLAKGYFNRLELTGERFLMTTDPRDGTSKLRLYRTGDLARWSSEGRLDFLGRADHQVKVGGARVELGEIEARLMKHPLVHDCAVVATAAPAAKAATQVRYCERCGVSSDMPGTTYDANGVCNLCQAFDTYVEKAQAYFKTPDDLQSLIVEMKANRKGPYDCIVLLSGGKDSSFMLCKLVAMGVKPLTFTLDNGFISEDAKANIRRLVSGLGVDHHWGSTPHMNEIFVDSLKRFANVCNGCFKTIYTLATNFARENGIGYIVTGLSRGQFFETRLTEEVFKRDDYDPSRLDALVTEARKEYHRREDAVSRYLDVDVFRNDSIFEEVKFIDFYRYWSVPLEDMLEFLKTQAGWSRPSDTGRSTNCLINDVGIYIHKKQRGYHNYALPYSWDVRLGQKTRDEAIDELNDELDVPRIKEIMAQIGYVEPIAAEDGIARLVAYYVSPQNVSVADLRAHLAEELPDAMIPTHFVRLERLPLTTNGKVDRAALPEPTGDNIQPAEEFIAPSSETEKTLAALWCDLLKVDSIGRNDNFFSLGGHSLLVMRAVSRLRETFGVDVQLRNLFERPTVAGLAEVIDGMLWMAEARAPSTSEGPREEIEI, encoded by the coding sequence ATGAATCGAATCCTTCCGCCTGCGCTGGATAGCGTCGCGCTTTCTGTTCTGGACGATCGGGATCATCACACGCTGGTCGTCGATTACAATGCCACCGAGGCGCCTTACCCATCGAGCGAAACGGTGATCGATCTCTTCCGTGCTCAAGCAGCGCGTACTCCCGACGCGGAGGCGATCCGGTACGGCACCGATGCGCTGACATATCGCCAATTGGAACAGCGCGCTAACCAGATGGCCGGACACCTCGCCTCGAGCGATGTCGGGCCAGGCCGCTGCGTGGCCGTGTTCATGGAGCACTCCATCGAGGTCGTCGTCGCGATTCTCGGAATCCTGAAGTCCGGCGCGGCCTATGTGCCCCTGGATGCCGCAACGCCAAAAGGACGGATTGCAACGATCCTGAAGGACATCGCGGAGGGAACGGACGGAACGCCCCCCTTCACGATCACGCAGTCGCATCTTCAGTCCGACCTTCCGCACGAGCTTGCCGACGTATTCATTCTCGATGCCGATTTCAGGACGATTTCCCAACAGCCGAGTACGGATCGGCCATCCTCAGCTACTCCGGACGGCACGGCTTATATCATCTTCACGTCCGGATCGACGGGTGTCCCCAAGGGGGTCATGATCAGCCATCGGAGCTTGGTCAACTACATCTGGTGGGCCGCCGGAGTGTACAGCGCGGGAGAAAGTCTGGCTTGGCCCCTCTTCTCGTCGCTGGCATTCGACCTGACCGTGACGACGCTCTTCACGCCCCTCATCTCAGGCGGCCGGATCGTGGTCTACCGCGGCGATCCTGGTGCACAGAGCATGGTCGTACTCAAAGTCGTCGACGACAACGCCGTCGACATCGTGAAGTTGACGCCTGCCCATCTCGCCATGATCCGCGACCGAGATCTGCGGGCGACACGGCTCCGCAAGTTCATCGTCGGAGGAGAAGACTTCAAGACCGAACTGGCCCGTGACATCACGAGGGCGATACCCCACCCGATCGAGATCTACAACGAATATGGCCCAACCGAAGCCACGGTCGGCTGCATGATCCATCGGTTCGATATGGATCGCGATCAGCACCCGTCGGTACCGATCGGCGTTCCTGCGGCAAACGCTGGAATTTACGTCCTCAACGAGGCGCACCAGCCGGTCCCGCCGGGTGTCATCGGGGAGATGTTCATTGCCGGAGACGGCCTTGCCAAGGGCTATTTCAATCGCCTCGAGTTGACCGGAGAACGCTTCCTGATGACCACCGATCCGCGTGATGGCACATCCAAGCTGCGACTGTATCGGACTGGTGACCTTGCCCGGTGGAGTTCCGAGGGGCGTCTGGACTTCCTGGGACGTGCGGATCACCAGGTGAAAGTCGGAGGCGCACGTGTCGAACTAGGCGAGATCGAAGCCCGCCTCATGAAGCATCCGCTTGTCCATGATTGCGCCGTCGTCGCCACCGCAGCGCCGGCAGCAAAAGCCGCCACGCAGGTGCGCTATTGCGAGCGCTGCGGCGTCTCATCGGATATGCCGGGAACGACCTACGACGCAAACGGCGTCTGCAATCTCTGCCAAGCGTTCGACACCTACGTCGAAAAGGCCCAGGCCTATTTCAAGACGCCGGACGATCTCCAGAGTCTGATAGTCGAGATGAAGGCGAACCGTAAGGGGCCCTACGATTGTATCGTTCTTCTGAGCGGCGGCAAGGATAGCAGCTTCATGCTGTGCAAGCTTGTCGCGATGGGCGTGAAACCGCTCACATTCACTCTGGACAACGGGTTCATCTCGGAAGATGCCAAGGCGAACATAAGACGGCTGGTGAGTGGGCTCGGGGTCGATCACCACTGGGGAAGCACGCCCCACATGAACGAGATCTTCGTGGACAGTCTGAAACGGTTCGCGAACGTCTGCAACGGTTGCTTCAAGACGATCTATACCCTCGCTACCAACTTCGCCCGCGAGAATGGAATTGGCTACATCGTCACCGGCCTCTCACGCGGCCAGTTCTTCGAGACACGGCTGACCGAGGAGGTTTTCAAGCGGGACGACTACGATCCGTCCCGTCTTGACGCGCTCGTGACCGAGGCCCGTAAGGAGTATCATCGCCGGGAGGATGCGGTTTCACGCTACCTGGACGTCGATGTATTCCGCAATGACTCCATCTTCGAGGAAGTCAAGTTCATCGACTTCTATCGCTATTGGAGCGTTCCGCTCGAGGATATGCTGGAGTTTCTGAAGACTCAGGCCGGATGGAGCAGGCCCTCCGATACCGGGCGTTCCACGAATTGCCTGATCAACGACGTCGGCATCTACATTCACAAGAAGCAGCGCGGGTATCACAACTACGCCCTGCCCTACAGCTGGGACGTGCGCCTAGGCCAGAAAACGCGCGACGAAGCCATCGACGAACTGAATGACGAACTCGATGTGCCTCGCATCAAGGAGATCATGGCCCAGATCGGATATGTCGAGCCGATCGCAGCGGAAGACGGGATCGCCCGCCTCGTCGCCTACTATGTCTCTCCCCAGAATGTGAGCGTCGCGGACTTACGCGCCCATCTTGCTGAAGAACTGCCGGACGCGATGATTCCGACGCATTTCGTCCGATTGGAGCGGTTGCCGCTGACAACCAACGGGAAGGTGGATCGCGCTGCCCTTCCCGAACCGACGGGCGACAACATTCAGCCGGCCGAGGAGTTCATTGCGCCGTCATCGGAAACCGAGAAGACCTTGGCCGCCCTGTGGTGCGATCTCCTCAAGGTCGACTCGATCGGGCGCAACGACAACTTCTTCAGCCTTGGAGGGCATTCCCTCCTCGTCATGCGGGCGGTGTCTCGCCTCCGGGAAACCTTCGGAGTCGATGTGCAACTCCGCAACCTATTCGAGCGGCCGACCGTGGCGGGATTGGCCGAGGTGATCGACGGGATGCTCTGGATGGCAGAGGCCCGCGCGCCATCGACAAGCGAAGGTCCTCGCGAGGAAATCGAAATTTAG
- a CDS encoding thioesterase domain-containing protein: MNTAATKIPDFLSDLAGRDIKVWLEGSQLRCSAPAGALTAEFRDQLRERKSEIIGFLNMAAAAARQQPSIVPLQPHGTRTPIYAVPGHGGVVFSFSDLAKRLGDDQPFFALEPPGLDGRTEPMERVEDIAEYFARQILEFQPAGPYIIAGYCSGASTAFELAKLLGQRGAEVECLALFGPVHPSTYQAASRLMFFQGKRRIGAVIHHLRKAAAMPSMEAFLQHLGDRARYLGTRLRNRSNGLRPLLAYLGAEGDKVKPDPVLARRSRLEATATTAVRRYTPTSYQGRICIFLPNKAWVRSGARPLRWLDVAPQAEFYYGPKSCYGPLMLQEPDAPSIAELYRQSAR, translated from the coding sequence ATGAATACGGCTGCGACGAAGATTCCAGACTTCCTGTCTGATCTCGCGGGCAGAGACATCAAGGTCTGGCTGGAGGGAAGCCAGTTGCGTTGCAGTGCGCCCGCCGGTGCGTTGACGGCGGAGTTCCGCGACCAGTTGCGGGAGCGTAAGAGCGAGATCATCGGATTCCTGAACATGGCGGCGGCAGCTGCCCGCCAACAGCCGTCGATCGTGCCGCTGCAACCCCACGGAACACGCACACCCATTTATGCCGTCCCTGGCCATGGTGGAGTCGTCTTCTCTTTCTCGGACCTCGCGAAGCGGCTGGGCGACGATCAGCCGTTCTTCGCTCTCGAACCGCCGGGCCTCGATGGCCGCACTGAGCCCATGGAGCGCGTCGAAGACATCGCCGAGTACTTCGCGCGTCAGATACTCGAATTCCAGCCCGCTGGCCCCTATATCATCGCCGGTTACTGCTCCGGTGCATCGACTGCTTTCGAGTTGGCGAAGCTTCTCGGGCAACGCGGGGCAGAGGTCGAATGCCTCGCCCTCTTCGGGCCCGTTCATCCGAGCACATATCAGGCGGCATCACGGCTGATGTTCTTCCAGGGCAAGCGCCGGATCGGCGCCGTGATCCATCACCTGCGCAAAGCCGCGGCCATGCCCTCCATGGAAGCATTCCTCCAGCATCTCGGCGACCGCGCGCGGTATCTCGGAACCCGCCTCAGAAACCGCAGCAACGGTCTGCGCCCCCTTTTAGCCTACCTCGGCGCCGAGGGCGACAAGGTCAAGCCGGATCCGGTTCTGGCGCGGCGCTCCCGGCTCGAGGCGACGGCCACAACAGCCGTGCGTCGATATACGCCGACGTCTTACCAGGGCCGCATCTGCATCTTTCTTCCGAACAAAGCCTGGGTTCGATCCGGAGCCAGGCCGCTCCGCTGGCTCGATGTCGCGCCTCAGGCCGAATTCTATTATGGCCCGAAGAGCTGTTACGGCCCCCTCATGCTCCAGGAACCAGACGCGCCGTCCATCGCCGAGCTCTACCGCCAATCGGCCAGATGA
- a CDS encoding 4'-phosphopantetheinyl transferase family protein, with protein MMPVMGCNGLDLLALRLDIGSDLEQEMSACLSEDEHQRAKCLAQVRDRRRFVARRSYLRHILASRLGISPAEVELEYGPQGKPRLSHRMPMQELHFGMTRSEELAIVALSNTGEIGVDIEAIRPVAEAEDIAALCFSPPEYESFRSLAPEDRVEGFFRHWTRLEAISKAIGCGLAQPIPSDDGEWETHTFVPEPGYIGTVVFQK; from the coding sequence ATGATGCCGGTCATGGGGTGCAATGGTTTGGACCTCCTGGCTCTGAGGCTCGATATCGGATCGGACCTCGAGCAGGAGATGAGCGCATGCCTGAGCGAGGATGAGCATCAGCGTGCAAAATGTCTCGCGCAAGTGCGCGACCGCCGCCGGTTCGTCGCAAGGCGGAGCTACCTGCGCCACATCCTCGCTTCGAGACTGGGAATCTCACCGGCCGAGGTCGAGTTGGAATATGGCCCACAAGGCAAACCTCGGCTCTCACACCGCATGCCTATGCAAGAGTTGCACTTCGGCATGACTCGATCCGAGGAACTCGCAATCGTCGCACTTTCGAACACGGGTGAAATCGGCGTCGACATCGAGGCGATACGCCCTGTTGCGGAGGCCGAAGACATCGCAGCTCTTTGCTTTTCGCCTCCCGAGTATGAGTCCTTTCGTTCCCTCGCTCCAGAGGACAGAGTGGAGGGCTTTTTCCGACATTGGACCCGGCTGGAAGCCATCTCGAAGGCGATCGGATGCGGGCTAGCTCAGCCGATCCCATCGGATGACGGAGAATGGGAGACCCATACGTTCGTGCCGGAACCCGGATACATCGGGACCGTGGTCTTTCAGAAGTGA
- a CDS encoding methyl-accepting chemotaxis protein produces MALVKTSELLGKGNLRRANGDADPAVAAPTKGGNSHRRTLERVRARHQKAAERIGAATEELASGMTEASSAADELRRAMEQIASGAEEAAGASQQSLTAIVSLGNSFSEARQHAEAARAKIASLQTLLIETGAQIDASVAAVATNVARQNAMVDVVALLEKQAVAIGGITHTVGDISDQTNLLALNAAIEAARAGDNGRGFAVVADEVRALAGTSEKSAQDIQGLAEGIVTEVRSIAEKIRNTAETGAGEARTGRAIVAALDKIRSDMTHLAEGSQSILAAAIEAEAAVREAQRGAEQVASAAEEQAAAAAEAQRAVQQQSVSLDQSQQTAHELAALADELQANTAGSSNAEQVGSAAEELSAAIQELSGAAGEIMTAVDQISRGAQMQAAATQQANAAMEQIERATGTSRDIAGLSVQRTEELASLLQENRSVTLQMTAGVERGLKETRAVICLMDDLDESGRRIEKIVDGIALVAVQTNMLAVSGSIEAARTGEAGRGFAIVSGDIRALARDASDNADRIKEVIRQIRNQVTLVRRDLEQSAAVAEAEVAKNGLMAERLGAVETEIAAIQQGSAAILSGADTILMSVREVRSGTQQVATVAEQAGSAAAQASTAARQQARGAEDLAAAIEEIASLADELQIAES; encoded by the coding sequence ATGGCACTGGTCAAGACATCCGAACTTTTAGGCAAAGGCAACCTCCGCCGCGCGAACGGCGATGCGGATCCCGCAGTGGCGGCGCCGACGAAGGGCGGAAATTCGCACCGTCGGACATTGGAGCGCGTCCGCGCTCGGCACCAGAAGGCGGCCGAGCGCATCGGCGCGGCCACGGAGGAGCTGGCCAGCGGGATGACCGAGGCTTCCTCGGCGGCGGACGAACTTCGCCGCGCCATGGAGCAGATCGCCAGTGGTGCGGAGGAGGCGGCAGGTGCCTCGCAGCAATCTCTGACCGCGATCGTGAGCCTGGGCAACTCGTTCTCAGAGGCGCGTCAGCATGCGGAGGCGGCTCGCGCCAAGATCGCTAGCCTTCAGACTCTCCTGATCGAGACGGGCGCGCAGATTGATGCGTCTGTTGCGGCCGTTGCGACCAATGTCGCGCGTCAGAATGCCATGGTCGATGTGGTGGCCCTCCTTGAGAAGCAGGCTGTCGCGATCGGCGGTATTACCCACACCGTCGGCGACATCTCCGATCAAACGAACCTTCTGGCCCTGAACGCCGCCATCGAGGCTGCTCGCGCCGGGGACAATGGCCGGGGGTTCGCTGTCGTGGCCGATGAGGTGCGGGCCCTCGCCGGCACGTCTGAAAAGAGCGCTCAGGATATCCAGGGCCTTGCAGAGGGAATTGTCACCGAAGTCCGCTCCATCGCCGAGAAGATCAGGAACACGGCGGAGACCGGGGCAGGCGAGGCCCGGACCGGCCGTGCCATCGTTGCGGCTTTAGACAAGATCCGTTCCGATATGACTCACCTCGCGGAGGGGAGCCAGTCCATTCTTGCCGCGGCCATCGAGGCCGAGGCGGCCGTCCGCGAGGCGCAACGTGGGGCGGAGCAGGTGGCCAGTGCCGCGGAAGAGCAGGCTGCGGCTGCGGCGGAGGCCCAGCGAGCCGTGCAGCAACAAAGCGTCTCGCTGGATCAGAGTCAGCAGACCGCCCATGAACTCGCGGCTTTGGCCGACGAGCTCCAGGCGAATACCGCGGGATCGTCCAATGCCGAACAGGTCGGATCCGCAGCGGAAGAGCTATCGGCAGCCATTCAGGAATTGTCGGGTGCGGCCGGCGAGATCATGACCGCCGTCGATCAGATCAGTCGGGGGGCGCAGATGCAAGCCGCTGCGACTCAGCAGGCCAATGCCGCGATGGAACAAATCGAGCGGGCCACGGGTACTTCTCGGGACATCGCCGGCCTGTCGGTCCAGCGGACCGAAGAGCTTGCCTCCCTCCTACAGGAGAACCGCTCTGTGACACTGCAGATGACCGCAGGCGTGGAGCGCGGACTCAAGGAGACACGCGCCGTCATCTGCCTCATGGACGATTTGGACGAATCCGGCCGTCGCATCGAGAAAATCGTCGACGGCATTGCCCTTGTCGCGGTCCAGACGAACATGTTGGCTGTCAGCGGCTCGATCGAAGCGGCCCGGACCGGAGAGGCGGGCCGCGGTTTCGCGATCGTCTCCGGTGATATCCGCGCACTGGCGCGGGACGCCTCCGATAATGCCGATCGCATCAAGGAAGTCATCCGGCAGATCCGCAATCAGGTTACACTCGTGAGACGGGATCTGGAGCAGAGTGCGGCCGTCGCCGAGGCCGAGGTTGCGAAGAATGGCCTGATGGCCGAACGGTTGGGTGCGGTGGAAACTGAGATTGCCGCGATTCAGCAGGGCAGCGCTGCCATTTTGTCGGGAGCGGATACGATCCTGATGTCTGTCCGGGAGGTTCGATCGGGCACGCAGCAGGTCGCGACGGTGGCTGAGCAGGCCGGAAGTGCTGCCGCCCAAGCTTCCACAGCCGCGCGGCAGCAGGCACGCGGTGCTGAGGATTTGGCTGCCGCTATCGAGGAGATTGCCTCTCTGGCCGACGAACTCCAGATCGCGGAGTCGTAA